From the genome of Nicotiana tabacum cultivar K326 chromosome 17, ASM71507v2, whole genome shotgun sequence:
ACTAATTTCTTTCTTGTTTACTTTTTGCTAAAAGATTATTGTCTACCTAAAAATTTGTTGTTTTTTGGTATACGTATGGAGCATCATCTTCAAACTAATAAGATGACCATTGACCACGCAAAAAATAGCCAAGTTCAACACTAATAAGGAATGAGTTTAaacttaggaaaataattaatagGGTGAGCACTTACAAATTACACTACAGAACTGATAACAGAGAGCTCAAGATCATAGTATTATTCTTTAGGCAAAAAACGTGAACAACAGTTCATTTAAAATAGTGAAGAATGCCCCCATTAGGCAGCATATTCCCCAGTTGGATTAGGTCAACTTCAACATCTTACAATCATCACTTTCTATTCACATTATAACGAAAACGACATGTTACTTGCAAGCTAAAGTTGCCCTAAAACTAATAAACAATCCAACAAAGCATTCTTCTTGCTTTTAATAGAATGATCCAAATTCCTatcttttgaagaaaaatagtagAAAGCAAGCCAAAGATCAAAATGGTTGCAGTATTCAACAAAGATCTTTTGAGTTGGTACCTCATTACCCTTAAGCTCAAAGAAACAGTTGATGCTGGACTTCAAAATGCTCCTACTCCTACCACCAGCAGATCCATTGAATTTCCAGAACTGCCCCTGTTGCATAAAGAACAACATCAGCCATCTGATTCTTTGAAAGTTACTATTGAGGAAAATGCACCTATTTTAGAAGAGGATCCTAAATCACCGGAATCCGAATGGGTAATTAGCATTAAGGAGAAATTAGAGCAAGCTAAGCAGGATAATGATGCTGGATCATGGGCTAAACTTTCCATTTACAGAGTCCCCTTAAGCTTGCGCAAAGATGATGATAAAGCTTATATTCCTCAAATTGTTTCTCTTGGTCCTTATCACCACGGCAAAAGACGCCTACGCAATATGGATCGCCATAAATGGCGAGCCGTTTACCACATCCTCAAGCGGACAAATCAAGAAATTAAACTGCATTTTGATGCAGTAAGAGAGCTTGAAGAGAAAGCACGCGCTTGTTATGAAGGGAATATTACAATGAGCAGCAATGAGTTTGTTGAAATGATGGTTCTTGACAGTTGTTTTGTTCTTGAGCTGTTTCGTGGAGTTGCTGGTGGATTCACGCATTTTGGTTATGCGAGGAATGATCCGATTTTCGCGATGCGAGGATCGATGCATTCTATACAGAGAGATATGATCATGATTGAGAATCAAATTCCATTATTTATTCTTGATCGGTTGTATGGGATTCAATCTGAAATGCCTGATGAGAAAGGTGTTGTAGCAAGGTTAGCTTTAAGGTTCTTTGATCCATTGATGCCAACTGATGAGCCATTGACACAGAGTGACTTGAACAAATTCAAGTCTTCTATGGGACGTTCTGCTTCTTTTGATCCATTGGGAGACCTTGGTGGACTTCATTGCCTTGATGTTTTCAGGTAAAAGTTACAAATGTGCGGGTTGGATCAAAATAGGTTCAGTCAATAAACTGATCATGAGTTTGTTCTGGTCATAATCCAATTTCTGCTGACCTCtcctctttttttaaaaataaaattgtttgtgaaaaaaataataaaaacaaatgtAATTTTTTTCCAgttaagttcttcaaaaattaCATATTTTTCAAGCTCCACATTTGATTTTGTATGTTTTAGATTGGATTACATTTTGACCCGGTAGGTTATTTTGGGTGCAATTGAGTTAAGTCAACGCAAGAGTCATAACCCAACTCATTCAAACTTGAACGGGTTAATCGGTTGCTAAAAATGAGTTGATTTTGATACCTCTATTTTCAGGAGGAGCCTTTTGCAGACAGGGCCTAAGCCAACACCTAGGACGTGGATCAAGCGTTGGTCACATTCGAATCGGGTTGCAGACAAACGCAGGCAGCAGTTGATTCATTGTGTTTCGGAGCTAAAAGACGCTGGGGTTAAGTTCAAGAAAAGGAAGACTGATCGGTTCTGGGACGTTAAATTTCAGAATGGAATCCTCAAAATGCCTCGGCTTTTAATCCATGATGGTACAAAGTCACTTTTCCTCAACCTGATTGCTTTTGAGCAGTGCCATCTTGACTGCACAAATGACATAACTTCGTACGTAATCTTCTTGGACAACTTGATCGATTCGCCAGAGGATGTTAGTTACCTCCATTATTGTGGAATAATTGAGCATTGGCTTGGTAATGACGCGGAAGTTGCTGACCTCTTCAATCGACTTTGTCAAGAGGTCGTTTTCGACATCAATGACAGTTACCTTTCACAGTTATCTGACCAAATTAACAGGTACTATGACCATAGGTGGAATGCTTGGCGTGCTACTTTAAGCCACAAGTATTTCAACAACCCATGGGCAATTATCTCCTTCATTGCTGCTGTTATTTTGATACTGTTCACCTTCGCACAAACGTTTTATGGAGTCTATGGCTACTACAGACCACCTCAATAGTTCTCAATAAATTCTTCAGACAGATTTTTACTATTAATACACAATAGCTAATATACATTGTATATGCCAAGACGCAGGGCCACAACCGCCTTGCTCCACCGGCATTTGGATTATTATTCCCTTCTTTGGTTCTTAAACACTTGACTGGTCAATGGAAAACCAGAAaagttctttttgttttttctctcctttttttttggggggtgtGCCACGGTCTTTGGCAGACCGTGCTCTAAACACAAATTGGTGTGCACTTGTAATTGTGAAGATTCAAATGGTTTCTGCCATACTTAAACTTTTTAGAAACTTACATCTGGAACATTGTCGATCTCACTGATTCACTGTTTACTAACTACAGTTAAATATTTATTTGCTTTAAAGAGAAGCTTCTGGCACAGCAGAAGCCTGCAGACAACTAACAAAAGCATTGGCAGGCTTCTCTGCAGAGTTAGGTGGAAAATTGAGCGAAGGTACTATATGACATTGGTTTGCAGAAAGCTACACACATGGAAAATTAAGATTTCAATACAATATGAACAACGCCCAGAGGCAAAGCAACGATCATCGCCTCGATGCTAATTCCCCTAACAGTTTCTTCCACTTCCATTAATATCCTAGAAAATCTTTGGCTATTGAAGCAGAAAAGAAAGATAACTGGCAGCTGCATGATGTATTCCATAGAATAAGCAGCTGCTGAGGACCTGTATGTTCCAGTCTAAGGGAGAAGATCTTCACTTTCTGATGAAATTGCTTTCTTGCCATCATACCGCTGAAAGGGTGGAGGGAATAGGGATGAAAACACAATTCTCAATCACAAAGGATAATTATGAAAACAAAGGCGAAAGCAAGAGAAATTTAGTTAGATAAGAAAGGTTTAACCTGCTTCCCAAAAGAGAACGGCACATATTTATATATTATCATGTGTCGTATTTGTCTTCTCATTGTGAGTGTGAACAGCACAATCCAATAGAAAAGGAGAATTGGCCAAAAGACAGGCACATCAAATGCACTGAAGAATGTTAACACGAAGGCAATGCAGAAAGCCTTGGTAATTGAGTACCTTCACACAGGAAAACAGAAAAATCAATGCCCACAAAATCATTGAAAAATTAGACATGCTTTATGTGCTGCTTATACAGGTTAtggcatataaaatttattttgacATGGATGACAAAGGACAGGCCTAACGGATTATTACAATTTTCAAGTTAGCATAGATCAGCGGCCGGGGAAATGAACAAAAATGTCGAACAAGGGGCTGTATCTATTGATTTCTGCAGCAAGTAAACACGAAAATACCCATTGAGACAGAGAGACACGCTATTTGACTATTTCTGTACAATCTCCCTCTTTGATGGACGATGGACCATAAAAACTACAAAAGTCAGCGAAAGGTTCAGGTCAACAGTACGCACCTGTTGCAAGCACGACAATATAAATAACAATCATTCAACAACTCCACAAATTTGGGTGTGAAGCAGTAAAAATGCTATCCTTTTTAGCCCCTAGACAAGAATGCTAAAAATGTCACATAGCTATCAAGGGGCATCTAGCTGCATACATATCCATTTCTTGTTTTCAATAATATATAATACTTGAGCACCAGCACGTTTTGGTCCTATAATTTATGAAGCCTTTTAACTCCCTAGTTTCATTTGAACCCTATCAGACTATCACCCCTCAACCAGCAGAGTATGTAGCTCACTATGAAATGAGGTAAACATATATTGCACTTAGAAAGTAAGCCATACTTCTGGAATTTCAATCAAATTGCTCCTTTGGTTAGTAGAAATTCAACCTGCTGTGGGAGGAAGCATGTCCTAGCACTAACAGACTTTCGGACGGTGCCACAAGAGGACGGACAAACATTGACTGAAGAATTGAAAAGAACGTCAGCTTGCATCAAGCATGCCAGGTCTATCCCTTACTATGTAAACTtaatgctgctcggtgggccgggcctgaaccggaccggaccgggcccgcggtcctaacgggcctggtgggcctggtgggccggtcctgggtgggccggtcttggtgggcctctgagcccgtcacgggctggtctccatggttgagcccacgagcccgggaccgtttggcc
Proteins encoded in this window:
- the LOC107781321 gene encoding UPF0481 protein At3g47200-like — protein: MVAVFNKDLLSWYLITLKLKETVDAGLQNAPTPTTSRSIEFPELPLLHKEQHQPSDSLKVTIEENAPILEEDPKSPESEWVISIKEKLEQAKQDNDAGSWAKLSIYRVPLSLRKDDDKAYIPQIVSLGPYHHGKRRLRNMDRHKWRAVYHILKRTNQEIKLHFDAVRELEEKARACYEGNITMSSNEFVEMMVLDSCFVLELFRGVAGGFTHFGYARNDPIFAMRGSMHSIQRDMIMIENQIPLFILDRLYGIQSEMPDEKGVVARLALRFFDPLMPTDEPLTQSDLNKFKSSMGRSASFDPLGDLGGLHCLDVFRRSLLQTGPKPTPRTWIKRWSHSNRVADKRRQQLIHCVSELKDAGVKFKKRKTDRFWDVKFQNGILKMPRLLIHDGTKSLFLNLIAFEQCHLDCTNDITSYVIFLDNLIDSPEDVSYLHYCGIIEHWLGNDAEVADLFNRLCQEVVFDINDSYLSQLSDQINRYYDHRWNAWRATLSHKYFNNPWAIISFIAAVILILFTFAQTFYGVYGYYRPPQ